TTTCTGTAAAGTTATTATAAACTTTTCATAAACATATAATATGCCCTTCCATTGCTTATACTGCTGAATATGATACAATTACCAATTACAAGGAGGATGAATGTATGAAAAAAGTCATCTTAACGATTGTTTGTCTCCTCCTTCTAATCATTTCTTATTCTTATTTTGAAAAGAACGATGAGACAAAACAAAAAGAAAATGAAGAAAAAACGGCAAAAACCGCTACTCCAAGATGGATTGATAAACAAACGAATGATTCTTTTTATCACCTTGTACTAGGTGACTCACTCGCAAAAGGATATGGCTCTACGCAAGGGGGATTTGCGGAATTAGCTTCTAGGGAACTAGAAGGACAAATTCATAAACCAATTAGAGTAGAAAACCTCGGTGTAAATGGATTAACAACGGATCGTCTCGTTCAAAAAGTTCAGTCAGAGGAAGTACAACAAAAAATTAGAGAAGCAAATATAATTACGATTAATATTGGAGGAAATAATTTATTCCGTTTAAATCGTGATGTGGGTGTTATAGATGGACTTAAAATGTTAAACAGAGAAAAGGCACGTTTTGAAACAGACGTAAAAAATATCGTAAAGACAGTTCGGTCTCAAAATCCGAACGCTTTACTCATTCTATCTGAGCTCTATAACCCTTTACAACTCGATGACTCTATCGCGAGTTATGCAGATATGTTTTTAGATGGCTGGAACGATTCCGTTTATTCTATTTCAAAAGCGAATCAACCGTCAATCGTTTTACCAATTCGAACATTAATATCGAATGATAAAAAAGATTTACTATTTGATCAAGTGCATCCAAATGATAAAGGCTATGAGATTATCGCCAATGCATTTACGAAACAAGTATTATCCTTTAAATATTAAGGCCAGCGTGAAACAATTCTATTTGTATACGATATCTTTTTTGTTACAATGATAATGGAAGGGGGCCTTTATATGGAATCACGCGAGTGGGAACGTATTGTTGATCATCTTCTTTCGCTAGTGCCTCTTTTTTATCGCAAATTTATGCTTCCTGGAGAGTTTTCTTCTCAAAGACATATGCCGCCATCACATACACAGGTGTTACTGCTTTTACACGAAAATGGTACATTAGCAGTTTCAGAAATCGGAAAGCGGCTAGCGATTTCACGGCCTAACATGACACCTTTATTAAACAAACTCATTCAGGAAGAACTAATAGAGCGTCATTATAGCGAAAAAGATCGACGGGTCATTTTAATTTCTCTTACAGCCGAAGGGAAGTTGCTAGTAAGTCAGTATCAGCAATTCATTTTAGACAAACTAAAAGAAAATTTTCAAACATTATCTGAGGAAGAGCGCGAAAAGCTCATTCACTCTCTTCAAACCATTCAAAATTTAATTTTGAAAACAAACGTATAAAGCTGCTTCTAAATAGAAGCAGCTTTATGATTCGTAATAATTACCGTAGTAGACATTTGAATATGGCCATGTAGTTAAATACGGTTTTCGTTCTTGAGTAAACTGTGGTTGTGGTCGTTGCTGCATTTGCGGTTGTGGATATACTCTAAATTGCCTTCTCATATCATTTACAGGATAATAATTTGTATGTGGATATACTTGAGGTACGTAATAATAATACATCCATTCTCTCCC
The DNA window shown above is from Bacillus clarus and carries:
- a CDS encoding MarR family winged helix-turn-helix transcriptional regulator codes for the protein MESREWERIVDHLLSLVPLFYRKFMLPGEFSSQRHMPPSHTQVLLLLHENGTLAVSEIGKRLAISRPNMTPLLNKLIQEELIERHYSEKDRRVILISLTAEGKLLVSQYQQFILDKLKENFQTLSEEEREKLIHSLQTIQNLILKTNV
- a CDS encoding GDSL-type esterase/lipase family protein — encoded protein: MKKVILTIVCLLLLIISYSYFEKNDETKQKENEEKTAKTATPRWIDKQTNDSFYHLVLGDSLAKGYGSTQGGFAELASRELEGQIHKPIRVENLGVNGLTTDRLVQKVQSEEVQQKIREANIITINIGGNNLFRLNRDVGVIDGLKMLNREKARFETDVKNIVKTVRSQNPNALLILSELYNPLQLDDSIASYADMFLDGWNDSVYSISKANQPSIVLPIRTLISNDKKDLLFDQVHPNDKGYEIIANAFTKQVLSFKY